Proteins encoded by one window of Lactobacillus sp. ESL0684:
- the rnc gene encoding ribonuclease III, protein MVSTKFTTQLKTKYGIEFNNPKLLEEAFTHSSYVNEHPHQHLRNYEKLEFLGDAVLEFTISDYLYRHFANLNEGELTRMRSNIVDTEGFSEFAEKFDFSSEIQLGNGEEKAGARSRKTLLEDVFEAFNGAVFLDQGLEAVERFLQATVYPLIDAGQFSASRDYKTDLQELLQQDGPVKIEYQVLEESQLPSHFLVQLQVNDQVLSQGEGHNKKAAEQEAAKTALAKLD, encoded by the coding sequence ATGGTTAGTACTAAATTCACGACACAATTAAAGACTAAGTATGGGATTGAATTTAACAATCCTAAGTTATTAGAGGAAGCATTCACGCATTCCTCATATGTCAATGAGCATCCTCATCAGCATTTGCGTAATTATGAAAAGTTAGAATTTTTAGGTGATGCGGTGCTCGAGTTTACTATTTCGGATTATTTATATCGTCATTTTGCTAATTTAAATGAAGGTGAATTAACCCGAATGCGGTCCAATATCGTTGATACTGAAGGCTTTTCAGAATTTGCAGAGAAGTTTGATTTTTCTAGTGAAATTCAATTAGGCAATGGTGAAGAAAAGGCGGGTGCACGCTCGCGTAAGACATTATTAGAAGATGTCTTTGAAGCTTTTAACGGAGCTGTGTTTTTAGATCAAGGTTTAGAAGCGGTCGAGCGTTTTTTGCAAGCGACTGTTTATCCACTGATTGATGCTGGTCAATTTAGTGCCTCACGTGATTATAAAACTGATTTGCAAGAATTATTGCAGCAAGATGGTCCGGTGAAGATTGAGTATCAAGTATTAGAAGAATCGCAGTTGCCATCACATTTCTTGGTACAATTACAAGTTAATGATCAAGTGCTGTCGCAAGGCGAAGGTCATAATAAAAAGGCAGCTGAGCAAGAAGCTGCTAAAACTGCTTTGGCTAAGCTAGACTAG